In one window of Lynx canadensis isolate LIC74 chromosome B3, mLynCan4.pri.v2, whole genome shotgun sequence DNA:
- the SEMA6D gene encoding semaphorin-6D isoform X2 — translation MRCFLLCAYMLLLMISQLRAVSFPEDDEPLNTVDYHYSRQYPVFRGRPSGNESQHRLDFQLMLKIRDTLYIAGRDQVYTVNLNEIPKTEVIPNKKLTWRSRQQDRENCAMKGKHKDECHNFIKVFVPRNDEMVFVCGTNAFNPMCRYYRLNTLEYDGEEISGLARCPFDARQTNVALFADGKLYSATVADFLASDAVIYRSMGDGSALRTIKYDSKWIKEPHFLHAIEYGNYVYFFFREIAVEHNNLGKAVYSRVARICKNDMGGSQRVLEKHWTSFLKARLNCSVPGDSFFYFDVLQSITDIIQINGIPTVVGVFTTQLNSIPGSAVCAFSMDDIEKVFKGRFKEQKTPDSVWTAVPEDKVPKPRPGCCAKHGLAEAYKTSIDFPDETLSFIKSHPLMDSAVPPIADEPWFTKTRIRYRLTAIAVDHSAGPHRNYTVIFVGSEAGVVLKVLAKTSPFSLNDSVLLEEIEAYNHAKCNAENEEDRKVISLQLDKDHHAVYVAFSSCVIRLPLSRCERYGSCKKSCIASRDPYCGWLSQGACGRVTPGMLLLTEDFFAFHNHSAGGYEQDTEYGNTAHLGDCHEILPTSTTPDYKIFGGPTSDMEVSSSSVTTMASIPEITPKVIDTWRPKLTSSRKFVVQDDPNTSDFTDPLSGVRWEVQSGESNQMVHMNVLITCVFAAFVLGAFIAGVAVYCYRDMFVRKNRKIHKDAESAQSCTDSSGSFAKLNGLFDSPVKEYQQNIDSPKLYSNLLTSRKELPPSGDTKSMVMDHRGQPPELAALPTPESTPVLHQKTLQAMKSHSDKAHGHGASRKETPQFFPSSPPPHSPLSHGHIPSAIVLPNATHDYNTSFSNSNAHKAEKKLQNIDHPLTKSSSKRDHRRSVDSRNTLNDLLKHLNDPNSNPKAIMGDIQMAHQTLMLDPVGPMSEVPPKVPNREASLYSPPSTLPRNSPTKRVDVPTTPGVPMTSLERQRGYHKNSSQRHSISAMPKNLNSPNGVLLSRQPSMNRGGYLPTSTGAKVDYIQGTPVSVHLQPSLSRQSSYTSNGTLPRTGLKRTPSLKPDVPPKPSFVPQTTSVRPLNKYTY, via the exons ATGAGGTGCTTCTTGCTCTGTGCCTACATGCTGCTCCTGATGATTTCCCAGCTGAGGGCAGTCAGCTTTCCCGAAGATGATGAACCCCTTAATACAGTCGACTATCACT ATTCAAGGCAATATCCGGTTTTTAGAGGACGCCCTTCGGGCAATGAATCCCAGCACAGGCTGGACTTTCAGCTGATGTTGAAAATTCGAGACACACTTTATATTGCTGGCAG GGATCAAGTTTATACGGTAAACTTAAATGAAATCCCCAAAACAGAAGTCATACCAAACAAG AAACTGACGTGGCGGTCAAGACAACAGGACCGAGAAAACTGTGCCATGAAAGGCAAACATAAA GATGAATGCCACAACTTTATTAAGGTATTTGTCCCAAGAAATGACGAGATGGTTTTTGTATGTGGTACCAATGCATTCAATCCCATGTGTAGATACTATAGG ttgaATACCTTAGAGTATGACGGGGAGGAAATTAGTGGCCTGGCAAGATGCCCATTTGATGCCAGACAAACCAATGTCGCCCTTTTTGCTG ATGGGAAGCTATATTCTGCCACGGTGGCTGACTTCTTGGCCAGTGATGCTGTTATTTATCGAAGCATGGGGGATGGATCTGCCCTTCGCACAATAAAATATGATTCCAAATGGATAAAAG aGCCACATTTTCTTCATGCCATAGAATATGGAAACtatgtgtatttcttctttcgAGAAATTGCTGTGGAACATAATAATTTAGGCAAG GCTGTCTATTCCCGTGTGGCCCGCATATGTAAAAATGACATGGGTGGCTCCCAGCGGGTCCTGGAGAAACACTGGACTTCATTTCTGAAGGCTCGGCTTAACTGTTCTGTCCCCGGAGATTCCTTTTTCTACTTTGATGTCCTGCAGTCTATCACAGACATAATACAAATCAATGGCATCCCCACTGTGGTCGGGGTGTTTACCACACAGCTCAACAG CATTCCTGGTTCTGCAGTGTGTGCATTTAGCATGGATGACATTGAAAAAGTATTCAAAGGACGgtttaaagaacagaaaacccCAGATTCTGTTTGGACAGCAGTCCCTGAAGACAAAGTACCAAAGCCaag GCCTGGCTGTTGTGCAAAGCATGGCCTTGCTGAAGCCTATAAAACCTCCATCGATTTCCCTGATGAAACCCTGTCGTTCATCAAATCCCACCCGCTAATGGACTCTGCCGTCCCACCCATCGCCGATGAGCCCTGGTTCACAAAGACTCGGATCAG GTACAGACTGACGGCCATCGCTGTTGACCATTCTGCTGGGCCCCACCGGAACTATACAGTCATCTTTGTTGGCTCTGAAGCTGGCGTGGTGCTTAAAGTTTTGGCAAAGACCAGTCCTTTCTCTTTGAATGACAGCGTATTACTGGAAGAGATTGAAGCGTACAACCACGCAAA GTGTAATGCTGAGAATGAGGAGGACAGAAAGGTCATCTCATTACAGTTGGATAAAGATCATCATGCTGTGTATGTGGCATTCTCTAGCTGCGTTATTCGCCTCCCCCTCAGTCGCTGTGAGCGTTATGGATCCTGTAAAAA gTCTTGTATTGCATCTCGGGACCCATACTGTGGCTGGTTAAGCCAGGGGGCTTGTGGCAGAGTGACCCCAGGGATGCT GCTGTTAACCGAAGACTTCTTTGCTTTCCATAACCACAGTGCTGGAGGATATGAACAAGACACAGAATATGGCAACACGGCCCACCTAGGGGACTGCCACG aaattttgcCTACTTCAACTACACCAGATTACAAAATATTTGGCGGTCCAACATctg ACATGGAGGTATCTTCATCATCTGTTACCACAATGGCAAGTATCCCAGAAATTACACCTAAAGTGATTGATACCTGGAGACCTAAACTGACGAGCTCCCGGAAATTTGTAGTTCAAGATGACCCAAACACTTCTGATTTTACTGATCCTTTATCAG GTGTACGATGGGAAGTCCAGTCTGGAGAGTCCAACCAGATGGTCCACATGAATGTCCTCATCACCTGTGTCTTTGCCGCTTTTGTTTTGGGTGCGTTCATTGCAGGGGTGGCAGTATACTGCTATCGCGACATGTTCGTTCGGAAAAACAGAAAGATTCATAAAGATGCAGAATCTGCCCAGTCGTGCACAGACTCCAGTGGAAGTTTTGCCAAACTGAATGGTCTCTTTGACAGCCCAGTCAAGGAATATCAACAGAATATTGATTCTCCCAAATTGTATAGTAACCTGTTGACCAGTCGGAAAGAGCTGCCACCCAGTGGAGATACCAAATCCATGGTAATGGACCATCGGGGCCAACCTCCCGAACTGGCTGCTCTCCCCACGCCTGAGTCTACACCTGTGCTTCACCAGAAGACCCTGCAGGCCATGAAGAGCCACTCAGACAAGGCCCACGGCCATGGGGCTTCAAGGAAAGAAACCCCCCAGTTTTTTCCTTCTAGTCCACCACCCCATTCCCCATTAAGTCATGGGCATATCCCCAGTGCCATTGTTCTTCCTAATGCCACTCATGACTACAACACATCTTTCTCAAACTCCAATGCACACAAAGCTGAAAAGAAGCTTCAGAACATTGACCACCCGCTTACAAAGTCATCCAGCAAAAGAGATCACCGGCGTTCTGTGGATTCCAGAAATACCCTCAATGATCTCCTGAAGCATCTAAATGACCCAAATAGCAACCCCAAAGCCATCAtgggagacatccagatggcccaccaGACCCTAATGCTGGATCCTGTGGGACCTATGTCTGAGGTCCCACCCAAGGTCCCTAACCGGGAAGCATCGCTGTACTCTCCTCCTTCAACTCTCCCCAGAAACAGCCCAACCAAGCGAGTGGACGTCCCCACCACTCCTGGAGTCCCAATGACTTCTCTGGAAAGACAAAGGGGTTATCACAAAAATTCCTCCCAGAGGCACTCTATATCTGCTATGCCTAAAAACTTAAACTCACCAAATGGTGTTTTGTTATCTAGACAGCCGAGTATGAACCGTGGAGGGTACCTGCCCACCTCCACAGGGGCAAAGGTGGACTATATTCAGGGAACACCAGTGAGTGTTCATCTGCAGCCTTCCCTCTCCAGACAGAGCAGCTATACCAGTAATGGCACCCTTCCTAGGACGGGACTAAAGAGGACACCGTCCTTAAAACCTGATGTGCCACCAAAGCCTTCCTTTGTTCCTCAAACCACGTCTGTCAGACCACTGAACAAATACACTTACTAG